From Papaver somniferum cultivar HN1 unplaced genomic scaffold, ASM357369v1 unplaced-scaffold_43, whole genome shotgun sequence:
ATGCCAGTTACCTCCTCTACCTGTAGATGAACCAGTTTTATTTATAGGTGATTTCAGTGCTTTATTAGGTACTGAGGATAAGAATGGTGGTCTAgaagttgatgattctgattttctTAACCTTAGAAATTTTTGTGTCACCTTTGATTTGCATGATCCTGGTTTCTCTGGCCCTAGTTTTacttggtccaatatgcaacaaggtcctgaCCTTATTCATGAACGATTTGACAGATGCCTTTATTTCCTAAATATTGTATGAATAATTTGCCTAGAGATTCCTCTTATCATTGTCCTATGCATATTGGCTTTAATTATGATGATATTTGCATCCCTAGTCCTTTCTACTTCATGGAAATGTGGATTGAGGATCCCACTTGTAGAGACATTATAGCCAATTCTTGGTTTGTTAATGTTGTGTGATAgtcgcatttatgtgtctaatttgtccttaatgtttcgtattgttagtactcgttttcgtccttattttggtgttttgtgtgtttattggtatttttttggaactaaatattgttggaaaattctgctcgaaaaattatgcggagcaccccccggaggacatgtgctatgcggactctcattttggttaaggggtacctcaattactaaggggcacctcagttggccaACTGCTATACGCACCCCCgtctctgttagggggaggtcatcatctacattttgaatttcaaatttggcgggagAATAATTCAGACACAGGAAGAATTAGGGTTGGATTTGTTAGCGTGctataaggagattcaatggctgatattCATTGGGAAGACTTGACAGAGCCTAACAGGCATCGTACGGGTCATTGGTTCGACTGAGTTTGGCTGGATTCTTGCGTGGAAGGAAACATAGTGCCACTGGTTATAGTTAGTCCATTCCGAGTTATAAGTATGTGATCGAGAGGTTTTCATGTGCCTGATCCGCGTTATACAACTTCTGGATGATGACTCGACGTGTTGGGAGTCTTATGTCACGAGAAAACAGCGTGTGGAGTTAAATCTGGGAagaaaaatattcccgagaatatttttcttcaatgccgagtaatggaagattatatgcagttatgatgggAGATTTAGGGGCAGTGAAGCTATATAAGTCGTTGAGGGTCAGTAGAGTGGGCACAcgaagagtttgggagattacagagcatcacagtgttgaaaaatcaagttgcaggaaaattcttttctgctgctgcatagctgaagaacacgaagaacagacctaccaggacagtcgttttccacagtgacaacgactcacagccgagggtcgtacatcagaggcagacttatttgctacagcatttgcgacacagagccgtgggtcttagagcaacagtaacagtgatacatcctctgtatcgtttttttttggtttgtaacaaatataactgttacaatcccgatttttattataattctcccattttcatcatttgtaaaccatctttgagcataaatgaaatcaatttttgagtgtgtttccaacatgatgagcggctaattctcccacaaccaaggcaatgaggaagctatttacgcatgaataattgggaactattttattttctctaatatttacttataattcactcaatcactgcttttgcagagttttaacttgtttgcgtaattttcctaatcagttgtgattcaattagataggttatgctttgtttagataatctatgcttaagggatacaattgatgtttctgaatttgcttgattattagtgaattaaaatataaaggacttaaaagataattagagttttggattattaccatcattaattcatgtgtaatagtggaatcagtgtcttggttattttctaatatcttgaaatcaacctttgatcaaagttttgtttacttttaagttttattaaatctagaatattttgctttcacaagcctcaacgaactttttactacaactcaattgaaaaacacatcatTGTGGGATCTCCTGCCTATAAGGTTAAAGGTAAACTTTTAAATACAAATAAAAGCTTACGTGATTGGAACAAATCCTCTtttaacaacatacaaactaatATCTCTACTACTAGAGAGGGATTGGTGGAAACCCAGACATCTATTCCTACAGATTCTAGTGTCATTTCTAGACTCAGAGCTATATTGGAATATCTTTACAATCTGGAAGAACTATACTCGAAAGATAAATCCAGAGAGGTTTGGCTTATGGAAGGTGATAGAAactcaccatattttcatagagCACCCTCTTAAGGAGAATGATAAATGCCATTAGTTGgattaagaatgttgttggtgctaTTCTAACTGATAGACATAGTATTGACACATCCTTTGTTGATTACTTTAAGAATCTGTATTCTTCACACCCTCAACAATTCTAGGATGAGATACTTTTTGACATTCCTGTTAAATTCTCTGAACTTGATAACTGCTCCCTAAATTCTCCTCTTACTGCTGAAGAGATAAAGAATGTTGTGTTCCAAATGGGAGGAAAAATGCCCCTGGGCCTGATGGTTTTACTGGTCTTTTCTATGAAAAACATTGGGATATTGTGGGGGAAGCTGTTGTTAATATGACTCAAAATTGCTTTAGAACAGGTAACATAGCTAAAGTTTTCAATCATACCAACATAGCTCTCATCCCTAAAGTCCCTCTAGCTGAGTTGGTCTCTCAATATAGACCCGTAGGACTTTATAACTTCATTTACAAAATCCTATCTAAAACTCTAGCTAACAGATTGAAATATTTATGAATAACATCATTTCCCAAAACTAAAGTGCTTTTGTTCCTAAAAGGAGTATATCTGATAATATTCTTCTTGCTAATGAGGCAATTTATGTTGTCAAACATCATGATAAATCAGTTGGTGTTGCTGCCATCAAACTTGACATGTCTAAGGCCTATGGTCTTTTCttgaaaaagttttgaaaaaaatgGGTCTCTCTGACCATTGGGTTAAACTCATATATCAGTGCATCTCCACTGTTTCTTATTTTATTCTCCTTAACCTACTGGTTTTACCAAACCTGAAAGAGGTTTAAGACAAGCGCTTGCCCCAAAATGACCTGGCTCAATAGAGAAATACCAATTCATTGGACCTTTAGATACAATCAAATAGATTGACACTATGTCTCCTTACATTTACATTATTTTCTCTGAGGCCTTATCCTCTTACATTGATGTTCTTGCCAGAAAAGCTTTGGTTGAAGGCATAAAGGTGTGCAAAAATAGATTGACAcaccttctttttgttgatgattccTTCCCTTTTTCCAAGGCTACTATTGAAGACTTCCAGACTATCAAAGAGTATCTTCAAAAATACTGCTTGGCCTCAGGTCAAGAAATTAATTTTGACAAGTCTGGTATTTTGTTTAGTAAAAAAATCCCAGaacaatgatagacacatttttgtgtctgatataatctcaatcatatatattgttagtgctcgattttgcaTTTATTATGTCTTTTTGTGTCTttctaggtgtttttggagaaataagcttttgcggcgaaattgcctcgaaaagtggtgtttgcgcccgtgggagaaaattactattcggactctcagtttggataaggggcacctaaattactaaggggtggcCACTTTTTATTCGCACCCATCAGCAGGATAAGGGGCAATCATCTTGTacgtttcaaaataaaaaaattggcgggaaaatgttttcATGTGACTGGCAGAGTTTGGATTCGAAATTGGACGTGACTgaatgagattcaatcaccggATCTAGTACAGATGGACTCTAattgactaaacaggcctggtatggtGTTTTAATTCGACTTATTTTGGTTGGATAATGAGGACTCGATAAAACAGGAAGTAGGTAGGTTTACGGGTTCCCTGGATATTAAAATATGGCAACTACGTGGGGAATAAGAGAAGATATTTTGCTGGATTCATATCTATCGAGTCAGGGAGAGTTTTGGAAATTCTGAAGCCGCGTaaagaaaaaaacacaactaAGAGACGCGTCAACAAGGAAATAAAAAAGGCCGAGACTTGAGGTGAAGGAAaagggatttaatcgagttattttctcatgaggagctaaaccccttagctgaggcgacggaggaagccattgttccatgaaaagtggtatatttatattttaattaatttttgcaatttcttttatgattatttgcatagaactagtattggaaaattgatttttattgaatgattgtgattcgttttgatgaaacatgcttagtttaagacttttgatgtttcatgcttggtgtttacaattgttacttcaaaaatatacaagaggcaataaattagaatcactttaacgTAAAGAactgcatgaatattgattagattaaatcgcttaattggttaatggtggaatcctgagtctcagtactttttataatcttgataacaacttcttgagttttctattgagtttgaatctaaaatcgaatcttcacaagtatgagtgaacgacaactttactatcacttttacaacaacataaaaaccacatcaatttttggcgccgccgacgcggagttttatttagatttgttttaggtttctttttatttttattattttttgttcttttttacgcgtattggtatttttcgattcttttcagatttggagcgaagctacaagggaagaaaaagtgttataaaaggaaagcatcgccaaagaaggaaagaaaagaggaatgtgaaaggagtgaagaagaagattttgtatatagttattttgttttatttttagaaactgtaaatagggtgttatttttgtaatttttattttcctttttggacatttttattttggacattcttggacattatttttaaaccctaaggaagggtcaaaattaaatatcaactgtttgcagggaaggacgacaattacgatactatctcggcccctcgggttcgtacactgacatcgaagtcggtggcctgagtcgacttcaacggttcatcgcccatctggtacgggaggtaagactctatccacccatgaatcccctgtcagtgggttttattttttgtgacaactcacactcctgcaatagaatgtcgaactggtattacaatagctaatataacgaatatcagactgagtttcaaaatggacgttactactttgaccatagtgtgaataatggttgggaacatcagccttttgaaggttatggtacataccatggtgagcccaattactatccacacgccaaccggtcatacgatcAGAATTCCTCTATACTAGAGtgaacacgtaagttagctgagtcgacacgtaagttagcagaaatgaataacttagttatggacgaaagcaatgcaacgagtgaactttctttcctagattcaatcaggaagtcatgtgagtcgactcaaaatattttgttggaggcccagaacataactgcttctaatttccaatatagtgtttccaatagtacctttgaaaatgaagatagttaatcacataatcaagatgacgagtataaaattggtaacactacttgtttagatgaggttcaaccatttccatgttattataatgatgattatgatgaggatagtgttgatgaagaatttgaaataagtaggcataatgatcaggaatttgttactccaattgagcttaataatgataatgtttctagttcaaatccaaataattttaataattattcacctattcaaaaggacgaggatttgactagagatacccctgttttagacgatgtagtatttcctattgattacgaagctaacaatggtttagaggaacgaggtttttctgagaatattgttttagagtctagcgatttagaaacattagtcttagataaagaaagtgaactcgtagagatgagtgaggatgaaacatacttagaagaatcaattgaccattttcaggaatctaatgaccttgaaattagggaagttgtgactagtttttctagagacactgaaaactctaagtttgggggtgattatcattctccatgtgctttaactattagaaagttacctcacttgggacttgacatatgtgcctcaaccattttacaagattatttgCATACCTTTTTTCCTGAacttagtgatgtccataagaaagttcagttgttagaaacccatcctctggttgatgtggtttacccaggctatgatatccagattgaatttgttttcccaccaaatatttttcgaccaattgtgggaacgtataagtttcatatgtgtcaattattaagttttgagactaaacctaattactttaggagattagggtcgacacatttgtttaagaaaGACCACCACTcacattgtggtcagctgtgtgagtcaaaactgattgactttaaggatccacaattattcaggttattattacgtgcttctaagtttttacttgagtttttccagactctaatacctgaaccggaccttagctttgaggaattccagcgcatgaaaatattttatttagaccctttcatagagcctgaacctgaaccacagctagatgtagttgtcttaaacaggaaactagacaagggtgcgctttatttgttaattttcttggcatgttgcagattccttttacttgtgatagctctatttggttttgatgacccacggatatttcggctattactttatgatacgaggtgattaatcctttcttatgtctggctgaagacgttaaacttagcatttcttgggaggtaatccaatctcatgcaacacggtaatatctttccttatctcttttgcttcaaatggtaacaatttctcccttttcatgcttttaattttatctttagaacattgaggacaatgttagatttaagtttgggggtatgggagaaactttttagttgcaataaataaactccagagcctagaaatttatgcctattaaggatggcactaaccaatctaagtggatggaagcatttcgatcgtaggagttgaggaaccaatctgattagatggaaacatctagaagagtctattcataaaagcacagagctcaggtgttagaaataacatgatagtttcaccatatctcgttgagtccttttcacttctattttttttttaaaccatgtttctctaagtgataggtgggtcccacgattcaagttgttaccaatgctagggtgaattagagtgattgagttacaaagaaaaagaaaaaaaagaccagaccaattagacaaacggatcaaaaaaaatgaatgaaacgaaaaagctggaaaaaaaaaatattcagtgaataaagtcgaccactggttcccttgtatatgccagttgtgttgatattagtcagaccagtatctctatccattaggataggttcattttggcggaggccttcagacagatatgggaaacgccgttcacttagtaaacatcaaaaccatctatgtttttctatatccatcttcttgatctatccatgtgattagttttgactccggatgttgatgtccataatgcgactatctgagtagagctttatcacttatatatgaattttagtatgcttgagtgcaaactcgtgtacagcaattggaatttcgcatcagggtacttcctcttgtagtcaataagtatgccaaccaaggagattctttagtgccttccaaggttctgcatagatagttagggtctggtgtaaaggttttgtgggtatatctctggtaagccctcccgagactataactcggccactagggacacctaggggtttaaaggcttatagcatacgctaaatgcaatcgacgatgcctgcgtcagtgagttaggattttatgttattttatttttgctcgaggactagcaaataataagtttgggggtatttgatagacacatttttatgtctgatataatctcaattgtatatattgttagtgctcgattttgtatttattatggctttttgtgtctttgtaggtgtttttggagaaataagcttttgcggcgaaattgcctcgaaaagtggtgtttgcgcccgtgggagaaaattactattcagactctcagtttggataaggggcacctaaattactaaggggtggccacttgctattcgcacccatcaGCAGGATAAGGGGCAATCATATTCTACGTTTCAAAAtaaagaaattggcgggaaaatgttttcATGCGACTAGCAGAGTCTGGATTCGAAATTGGACGTGACTgaatgagattcaatcaccggATCTAGTACAGATGGACTTTAAttgactaaacaggcctagtaTGGTGTTTTAATTCGActtatttgggctggataatgAGGACTCGATAAAACAGGAAGTTGGTAGGTTTACGGGTTCCCTGGATATTCAAATATGGAAACTACGTGGGGAATAGGAGAAGATATTTTGCTGGAGTCATATCTATCGAGTCAGGGAGAGTTTTGGAAATTCTGAAGCcgcgtaaagaaaaaaaaacaactaagagACGCGCCAACAAGGAAATAAAAAAGGCCGAGACTTGAGGGGAAGGAAaagggatttaatcgagttattttctCATTTGTGGTGTATAAATAATTGAGGAGAGTTCCAGAAAAGGTATCGGGACtttaggggaagtttagaacaccacaaaaccgagaaatcgaagttgcaggaaactgggttctgctgttgctgaaggagaagacgaagaacaaaggCCTGTCAAAGTCAGTCGCATAGAACTGTCGCATATCAACAGCAAAAAAATACAGTCGTAATCCAGCAGTCTTAATATCTCTGTAACACTCAATCTGCAACAACTATAAACGTTGTAGTTGAGatgcttttattatttttctcatatttattcaataaaaacacctttttgagcaatgcaaaattcttttgagcgtgtttctaccatgaggagctaaaccccttagctgaggcgacggaggaagccattgttccatgaaaagtggtatatttctattttaattaatttttgcaatttcttttatgattatttgcatagaactagtattggaaaattgatttttattgaatgattgtgattcgttttgatggaacatgcttagtttaagacttttgatgtttcatgcttggtgtttacaattgttacttcaaaaatctacaagaggcaataaattagaatcacttaaGCGTacagaattgcatgaatattgattagattaaatcgcttaattggttaatggttgaatcctgagtctcagtgctttttataatcttgataacaacttcttgagttttctattgagtttgaatctaaaatcgaatcttcacaagtctgagtgaacgacaacttttctaccacttttacaacaacataaaaaccacatcaaaCAACTAAAACAACAGCTTTCTAGTATCCTTGACATTAGTAACAgggatttaggagaaaaatatttGGAACTCCTACTGCCTTTAAGGCCTCTAAAATCCGaacccatatgggtattctccaagcaGTTGATGCTAGAATTTTCATTTGGCTCCATAAGCTTCTTTCCCAATCTGCTAGAACCACTTTGGTTAAACACATTGGCCAGGCTATACCCCTGAATCAAATGGGTTCCTTTCTCATACCCATACGCCTTTGTAGAAAAATGGATtcccattcatgtaaattttGGTGGGGGAAAACCCTTGACCCAAAAGatagaaaacttcatcttttgggTTGGGATATTCTTTGTTCTCCTAAGCCTGAAGGAGGTCTTGGTTTCAGGAAATCTGAACTCATTAATCTTGCTATGTTAGCTATAAATGCTTGGAGGATTATTGAGAACCCTGATTGCCTGTTATCCATTACCTTTAAAGCTAGATATTTTCCCAGAACAGGTTTCTTAAATGCTAAGTGTCCTGCTAACTGTTCTTGGACCTGGAAACGCCTTCATGCTATAAAGGAACTCATTAAACCCTTTATCACCTAGATTGTTGgagatggtcaatttattgaccctTGTTGTGATAAAATGATTCCTTCACTGGGTTCTGCTGTTCCTAACCCTCTGGTGCCTCCTGATCCAACTATTAAAGTTTCTTACTTTATCAATCCTATTACTAGATCTTGGGATATAAATAGGCTAAACACCCACGTTGATGATGCTTATGTTGAGAAGATTGTcaccattcccttaagccagattttcactcctgacaggagggcttgggatctttcaaagaatcgtagatttacttctaaatctTCTTACTTGGGACGTCGTGGTCTCAGGCCTTCCCCATGTAGTACTCTTTGGAAACGCATTTGAAAAATTAATATGCCttacaaaattcaaaatttttccTAGAAAGCTACCAGAAATGCTTTACCTGTTAGAACTGTGTTACATACTAGAATGTCTATGAATTCTGTTGATTGTGCTACATGTACTAACCCTCATGAATCGATTATGCATGCTTTGGTCCTATGTCCCTTTGCTAGTTGTGTTTGGTTCCTCTCCTCCGTTGGTGTTAATACTCAGATCTTTAACAATAAATCTTTTATTGATTGGATGCCTTTCTGGTTAGTGGATCCTATTTCTAAGCTCCATGATGGAGATCAATGCTTTTTTGTTGCTATTCTCGGGTACCTTTGGCAAAGCAAAAATAACCtggtttttcaaaacatcaaagaaAACTATATTGTTGTTCTTATGAGAGCTAGAGCCATGTTATTAACTAGAAAACTTAGTCACATTGCTTCCCCTATGGTCTCTATTGGTGTTTGTGGCAAATGGATGCCCCCACCGACTGGTTGGATAAAATACAATACTGATGGAGCTTATGATGAATTTTCTGGGAAAAATGGTGCAGGATTTTTGATGAGGGACTTCTCCAACACAACCTCCTTTTGTGCTTCTATTGTCTTTGAAGTAGagtctgctgaagaagctgaagccagagCTATTTGGGCGTCCTTGAAAAAATTTGTGGAGCAAAAGCTTACCCACCTCATTATTGAGAGTGATTCTCAGAGTTTGATCAATCAATTTTCTGCTGGCATGTTTGATGGAAACTCTAAAACGGATGCTATCTTTAAGAAAATTCAGTCGTTCTCTTCTAGTCTTGTAGCTTGTCTGTTTACTTTTCAACCACGTAACTATAATTTTTTGGCTCATGAATTTGCCAAATGGGTCAAAACGAACAATTCTACCATATATGCTAATACTGTAACATGTCTTCAAATTAGAGCTTACGCATATATCTTTTCAAAATTAGAGTTTACCCACTTGGCAACCAAATCTAAAGTTGATCCACCGTTGGAGATGTTCTCCGAGAAACGAAAGTCATAGATTTATATAGATTATAGTGACTGTTTATACTTGCATgtgttaaaataaaatataatctaTGACTTCCGTTACACCTTCACGCTGTGTCAATCGACCAATATCATAAATTGAGTTTAAAGGTATAGACTTTTGAAGGTATAGCATTATTGTTTgtggatttattttttattttattttattattatttatttttttgatttctcCTTTTAACCTataagataacaattatttttttcaatATCATTACATCGACGAACTAGGCAAACacgcaacaagctgcgccgcaagttttttttgaattgcaaattTTAACGTATGGAAAACAAACTCCCTCAAACCAGGAGTCATGACATTattgtgcatgactttctggactcttttgaggagtccaaccgcctctggaactaaaaaaccaaaagtatcaaaagaaaaaggaataaaTGCATGCCCCTTATCAAGACACGCTTTCTCATGTTTcgctatcttacctgaggcagcCCTCAACACCGCTTGCCCAACTATAAACGCACCATGTCCGATTCCTACTAACGGAAAAACCCTAGTAAGATCCACACATGCATGTTTTCCGTTAGCCcacccaaaaattaaaacatcTGCTGGCCTGAGCGTCGATCTCCCCTTGAGTGGCATGGAAATTCAAACGCGAACTACAATCATGGAAAACGTTTTTCCAAGGCTGTTCTCTGAACATACTGTCGGTGCCGACCTTAAACATGCATGGTCCTCCTAGTCTTTAATGTATGGTCTTATGATAATTAAGACTTGCAGTATGGTCATGTCCTACTGCAGGGCCATTTCTGAGAAATTTTTTCCTTAAagcagaatttttttttgatgcccCTCCAAAACATTTTTTTACACAACTCTGATAATAAAAGATCATCATTCTTTATTTTAGAACCCTAAATCCCAATCTTTCAAAGGTTTATCACTTAACATTTtcataaaaacaccaaaaataaCTAAAAACAGCGCCAATATATCGTAAAAAGATTTCTGAATTTtggaattaataaaaaaaaaattctgaattAATTATGGTAAAATAGATCGATCAAAAATAACCAACATCTTCGGACCAAAATATAACCCTTATTATTCTCTATTTAAATGTGTATTAGAATTAGAAAAAGAGCAAAATGAAGAGGAGTTATTAAGTTACATTTTTTGATCATCAATGATTTAAGACAATACAAAAAATTTAAATAGCTATTTAGAAcacttttcttctttaattttaggCTCCAAAAgagaaaagcaaaaagaaaaaaatgtatgCCAAAAACTAAAAAATATTTAACAAGTTTAAAGATGAATCATTGATATGAGTCCCAAACATTAGTATCAAATAAGCTCCTGCCCCCAAATACTTTTGTAGTTCATCAGTTAGTCCCTAAGTTTCTTTCATTTCTAAAAATACCCCTTGGGCTTTGCTGCCCTAAACTGGGCCTTTCCCCCGTTACCTTATGGGGCCGGCCCTGCCTACTGTTGGCTACTTTTTTATTGCAATCAATAATTGGCACCAGGTTCATGATCTGCTTTTGTTAAACACAACTTGTCGCCCCAAAAATGTTCAGTCCAATTTCAGCATTTGTTGGATCGCGTTTATAACATTCACTAGAACAGATATGCTCCCATTTAAGATGCAGTTGAACCACTTTATTCATTTTTATATCAAGTACAATGGAACCACTTTCTCCTCATGTAATGTGCCTCTTATAGACAGCAGGGACGGGGCTAGAAATTTTGGTTAGGGGACAAATTTATATTCTAACAGTATGATCTAAATCGTTTTTTTCCACCTTTAACTATATCTTGGATTGTGAAAACGTTGAAATACTTGTTAAATTCTAACATGTTTTGCGTATAAAACACTAAATACGTGAATTTGCAGAAATTCCATGACCAGATAGTATAATAAACATGCTATCAAATGATTTGCctttttctgttttgtttttgaattatgtTATTGTTTTCATATTAGCATAGCTGCCTATTTGATGCTTGAATTTGCCGGTGAATACATTGGAGCTTCATCAATTATAAATTACCCAGttaatcttcttctttctttacgGAGAAAAACTACCGGCAATTAAGAGAAGAATACGAAATCACATTATTTAACCTATTTTCCGTCATTCCCCCATAAATTAGTTCCTCTGTGTAGCAGAATTATCTAATTACCAATCCTATAGAGTTAAAATCACAACATCCAGTGTGGACTACTGTCCCACTGGACCCTTAACAGCTCCGTTCCTGTTAGACAGACTAATCACGTTTCAGCACTGTTGTAGGCCCCTATACAGCGCATAATAACCATGCGCTGCGTGCATTTGAAATTCTTTGAATTTCTTTCCCTATATAAACCTGTTCAACTAGCACTGATTTTCATTATCACCTGTTGTATCCTTCCATAGTTCCATATATAGTTCTGTACAA
This genomic window contains:
- the LOC113342538 gene encoding uncharacterized protein LOC113342538, producing the protein MDSHSCKFWWGKTLDPKDRKLHLLGWDILCSPKPEGGLGFRKSELINLAMLAINAWRIIENPDCLLSITFKARYFPRTGFLNAKCPANCSWTWKRLHAIKELIKPFIT